A window of Kiritimatiellia bacterium contains these coding sequences:
- a CDS encoding glycosyltransferase, translating to MTPHNSERADLHLHSRASDRPSEWFLRRIGAPESFLAPAEAYRRCRERGMDFVTLTDHNTLDGVLEIADRPGVFLSVEATSYFPEDGAKLHVLIWGLSEAQFATVQSLRPSVYELCAWLRRERLPHAVAHPLFRVDGRLTADHVERLLVLFDTFEGVNGSRDPRAGVVFQAILAALTTEDLARFAERHRIANPLLAPERKRCTGGSDDHSGLYLAEAWTTTPPAVTVAEFLDHLRAGRHEPGGRAGSSLRLTHSVLHIAAEFLRAKFPALAGERSLLGAVLARVGGVERPAPGPNRLRRAVAAVVRRVRHRRLPPAERQFAEELFALAETPPPDAGVEDSDPETIAFRRATRVAHRLALVFAERFFERLRAGRILDAIEAGASLGPLALAAAPYLTAVAAQHKDEAFLQSLADRIPGAAAHRRRSRYTAWLTDTLTDLNGVARTVRSLAALAHREGREVVVVTCQREVPAADYPLKVFEPMGEFTLPEYPQQPLRIPPVLDVIEFLERERVDHVLISTPGPVGLCGLWAARLLALRQTGIYHTDFPDYIRLWTDDELMRDLAVRYMRWFYSGLDRVYVPSRATLEQLVAMGLDPQRLTLMPRGIDLDQFSPSRRNPDLWKRYGVNGGTKFLYVGRIAREKNLELLVEAYRRLARSRRDVALVLVGDGPELEPMRRRYANEPGIVWTGALYGEELACAYASADVFVFPSLTDTFGNAVIEAHASGLPAIVAGRGGPPEIVRSHGSGIIVERDDPDAWSEAMKCLLDDLAWRDRLREAALARAREGDWRRALVLFD from the coding sequence ATGACACCGCACAACTCCGAGCGCGCTGACCTGCATTTACACAGCCGGGCGTCCGACCGGCCGAGCGAATGGTTTCTGCGGCGCATCGGTGCCCCGGAGAGCTTCCTGGCGCCGGCAGAGGCGTACCGCCGCTGCCGCGAGCGCGGGATGGATTTCGTCACGTTGACCGATCACAACACTCTCGACGGCGTCCTCGAGATCGCGGACCGGCCGGGGGTGTTTCTTTCGGTGGAGGCGACCAGCTACTTTCCCGAGGACGGCGCGAAACTGCACGTGCTGATCTGGGGCCTCTCCGAAGCGCAGTTTGCGACGGTGCAGTCACTTCGGCCCAGCGTTTACGAGCTGTGCGCCTGGCTGCGGAGGGAACGGCTACCCCACGCGGTCGCGCACCCACTGTTCCGCGTGGATGGTCGGCTCACCGCGGACCATGTGGAGCGGCTGCTGGTGCTGTTCGATACGTTCGAGGGTGTGAACGGGTCCCGGGATCCTCGCGCCGGCGTGGTGTTTCAGGCGATCCTCGCCGCGCTGACGACCGAGGATCTGGCGAGGTTTGCGGAGCGGCATCGCATCGCGAACCCGCTGCTGGCGCCCGAACGCAAACGCTGCACCGGCGGTAGCGACGATCACAGCGGTCTGTACCTTGCGGAAGCGTGGACGACGACGCCGCCCGCTGTGACCGTTGCCGAGTTTCTTGACCACCTGCGAGCGGGTCGGCATGAGCCGGGCGGCCGTGCCGGCAGCAGTCTGCGGCTCACGCACAGCGTGCTGCATATTGCCGCGGAGTTTCTGCGCGCGAAATTTCCCGCGCTCGCCGGGGAGCGCAGCCTGCTCGGTGCCGTCCTCGCTCGCGTCGGCGGCGTGGAGCGACCCGCACCGGGTCCCAACCGGCTGCGTCGGGCGGTCGCTGCAGTGGTCCGCCGCGTTCGGCACCGTCGGCTGCCGCCGGCGGAGCGTCAGTTCGCGGAGGAGCTGTTCGCGCTCGCGGAAACCCCGCCGCCCGACGCCGGGGTCGAAGACAGCGACCCGGAAACGATTGCGTTCCGCCGCGCGACCCGCGTCGCGCACCGGCTGGCACTGGTGTTTGCGGAGCGCTTCTTCGAGCGGTTGCGGGCCGGCCGCATCCTCGACGCGATCGAGGCGGGGGCCTCACTGGGCCCGCTCGCGCTGGCGGCCGCTCCGTACCTGACCGCGGTCGCCGCGCAACACAAGGATGAAGCGTTTCTGCAGTCGCTCGCCGACCGAATCCCGGGTGCGGCTGCGCATCGTCGTCGCAGCCGGTACACTGCCTGGCTCACCGACACGCTCACCGATCTGAATGGTGTTGCGCGCACCGTTCGGTCGCTGGCGGCGCTCGCGCACCGCGAGGGCCGCGAGGTTGTCGTGGTTACCTGCCAGCGCGAGGTGCCCGCGGCGGACTATCCGCTCAAGGTGTTTGAGCCGATGGGCGAGTTCACGCTGCCGGAATATCCTCAGCAGCCGCTCCGCATCCCGCCGGTGCTGGATGTGATTGAGTTTCTGGAGCGCGAGCGTGTTGACCACGTGCTGATTTCCACACCGGGCCCCGTCGGCCTTTGCGGCCTGTGGGCGGCGCGGCTGCTCGCGCTGCGGCAGACCGGCATCTACCACACCGACTTTCCCGACTACATCCGGTTGTGGACCGACGACGAGTTGATGCGCGATCTGGCCGTTCGCTATATGCGCTGGTTCTATAGCGGCCTCGATCGTGTCTATGTTCCCAGCCGGGCGACCCTCGAGCAGTTGGTGGCGATGGGGCTGGACCCGCAGCGTCTGACGCTGATGCCCCGCGGCATTGACTTGGACCAGTTCAGTCCGAGCCGACGCAATCCTGACCTGTGGAAGAGGTACGGCGTCAACGGCGGTACGAAGTTCCTGTACGTCGGGCGCATCGCACGTGAAAAGAATCTCGAGCTGCTCGTTGAGGCGTATCGGCGTCTTGCGCGCTCACGGCGGGACGTCGCGCTAGTGCTGGTGGGCGATGGGCCGGAACTGGAGCCGATGCGGCGCCGGTACGCGAACGAACCGGGCATCGTGTGGACCGGCGCGCTGTATGGGGAGGAGCTGGCGTGCGCATACGCGAGCGCGGACGTGTTCGTGTTTCCGAGTCTCACGGACACCTTCGGCAACGCGGTGATTGAGGCTCACGCATCGGGGCTGCCCGCGATCGTTGCGGGCCGGGGCGGGCCGCCGGAGATCGTCCGGTCGCATGGGTCCGGCATCATCGTGGAACGCGACGACCCCGATGCTTGGAGCGAGGCGATGAAGTGCCTGCTCGACGATCTCGCGTGGCGGGATCGGCTGCGGGAGGCGGCGCTTGCGCGGGCGAGGGAGGGCGATTGGCGCCGCGCGCTGGTGCTGTTCGACTGA
- a CDS encoding MoxR family ATPase: MSGGISWINEQVRAQSGLVERLRAEIAKVIIGQQHLVDRMLIALLADGHILVEGVPGLAKTLAVRTLAAALNTKFQRIQFTPDLLPADLIGTQIYNPRDGTFSVRLGPIFANIVLADEINRAPAKVQSALLEAMQERQVTIAGQAHPLPEPFLVLATQNPIEQEGTYPLPEAQVDRFMLKVRVGYPTREEERRIVEAEARTRKVRDVRPVVDPAAILAARAVVDEIYVDEKIREYVLDIVTATRDPAAFKLDLAPFIRYGASPRATIYLTLAARARAFLEGRGYVTPQDVKSVAPDVLRHRILPTYEAEAEEITPDALINRVLSELPVP, translated from the coding sequence ATGAGCGGCGGAATCAGTTGGATTAACGAACAGGTTAGGGCGCAGTCGGGGCTTGTGGAGCGGCTGCGCGCGGAAATCGCGAAAGTCATCATCGGCCAACAGCATTTGGTGGACCGAATGTTGATTGCGCTGTTGGCCGATGGCCACATTTTGGTGGAGGGCGTACCGGGGCTGGCGAAAACGCTGGCTGTCCGGACACTGGCGGCGGCGCTCAACACGAAATTTCAGCGGATTCAGTTCACACCGGACCTGCTGCCCGCGGATCTGATCGGTACGCAGATTTACAACCCTCGAGACGGCACATTTAGCGTTCGGCTCGGTCCGATCTTTGCGAACATTGTGCTCGCGGACGAGATCAACCGTGCGCCCGCAAAGGTGCAGAGCGCGCTGCTCGAGGCAATGCAGGAACGGCAGGTGACGATTGCGGGTCAGGCACATCCGCTGCCAGAGCCTTTTCTGGTGCTCGCGACACAGAATCCAATCGAGCAGGAAGGAACGTATCCGCTGCCCGAAGCGCAGGTGGACCGTTTCATGTTGAAGGTGCGGGTGGGGTATCCCACCCGCGAGGAGGAGCGGCGCATCGTTGAGGCGGAAGCGCGTACACGGAAGGTTCGCGACGTGCGGCCGGTCGTTGACCCGGCGGCGATTCTGGCTGCCCGGGCGGTGGTGGACGAAATCTACGTGGACGAGAAGATCCGCGAGTATGTGCTCGATATTGTCACCGCGACGCGCGACCCTGCCGCGTTCAAGCTCGACCTTGCACCGTTCATCCGGTACGGCGCCTCGCCGCGCGCGACGATCTATCTCACGCTCGCCGCGCGAGCGCGCGCGTTCCTCGAGGGGCGCGGGTATGTGACACCGCAGGATGTGAAGAGTGTGGCGCCCGACGTGCTGCGCCACCGCATACTGCCGACGTATGAGGCTGAGGCCGAGGAGATCACGCCCGATGCGTTGATCAACCGGGTCCTCAGCGAACTGCCGGTGCCGTAG
- a CDS encoding DUF58 domain-containing protein — protein sequence MIPQELLRKVRRIELRSRRLVNEVFAGSYHSVFKGRGIEFDEVREYTIGDDVRTIDWNVTARMGQPFVKKYVEERELTVVLVADVSASNRFGSRAQLKSDLIAEIAAVLAFSAIRNNDRVGVLLFSNQVERFVPPRKGVAHGLRVIREVLAAEPEQRGTDVGPAVEFLNHALHRRAVVFLLSDFLFPEPRRRALAVAARRHDLIAVIVQDRRELAWPRAGVVEWWDVESGLCRLVDTSNARVRRQLTEAATAHRRAWLDRLRAVGADAIEVTTGEPYDRALVRFFRERERRQRL from the coding sequence ATGATCCCGCAGGAGCTGCTGCGCAAGGTCCGGCGCATCGAGCTGCGGTCGCGCCGGTTGGTGAACGAGGTCTTTGCGGGCAGCTACCACAGCGTTTTCAAAGGCCGCGGCATCGAGTTCGACGAGGTCCGCGAGTACACCATCGGCGATGATGTGCGCACGATCGACTGGAACGTGACCGCCCGCATGGGCCAGCCGTTCGTGAAGAAGTACGTCGAGGAACGGGAGCTGACGGTGGTGCTGGTCGCAGATGTCAGCGCGTCGAACCGGTTCGGCAGCCGCGCGCAGCTGAAGAGCGACCTGATTGCGGAGATCGCGGCGGTGCTCGCGTTTTCCGCGATCCGCAACAACGACCGCGTGGGGGTGCTGCTCTTTTCCAACCAGGTCGAGCGGTTTGTGCCGCCGCGCAAGGGCGTAGCCCACGGTCTTCGTGTGATTCGGGAGGTGCTGGCGGCCGAGCCGGAACAGCGGGGTACGGACGTGGGGCCGGCCGTGGAGTTCCTGAACCACGCCCTGCACCGGCGGGCGGTGGTGTTTCTGTTGAGCGATTTCCTCTTTCCCGAGCCGCGGCGGCGTGCGCTGGCGGTCGCCGCGCGTCGACACGACCTGATCGCGGTGATCGTCCAAGACCGGCGTGAGCTGGCCTGGCCGCGCGCCGGCGTGGTGGAGTGGTGGGATGTGGAGTCCGGGCTTTGCCGACTGGTGGACACCTCCAACGCCCGTGTGCGCCGGCAGCTCACCGAGGCCGCGACCGCACACCGGCGGGCGTGGCTGGACCGGCTGCGTGCGGTCGGCGCCGACGCGATTGAAGTCACCACGGGGGAACCCTACGACCGGGCGTTGGTGCGTTTCTTCCGCGAGCGTGAGCGCCGGCAGCGTCTCTGA
- a CDS encoding VWA domain-containing protein: protein MTFHDPWWLLALTLVPAAVWFCARPAARGRVWFSDGAALARLPATPATRVAALLPLLHGAGLGCLIVALARPQRGLEDSVVRTDAVDIVLVADVSPSMAAEDFSTRQRRMNRLDAAKRVMDEFVRARANDRLGLVVFAGWPYTAAPLTVDHAWLRQRIAELRVGMVGDGTAIGSALAAAVNRLRESRAKSRVVVLLTDGMNNAGSISPDDAALAAAALGVKVYTVGAGTRGTAPVPVQTPFGVQYVPQAVEIDEALLQRIAAETGGQYFRATDLASLEEVYRQIDRMEKTPIESRRYLRYEERFSGWAVASALLLLLETVLGLSRFGRLPP from the coding sequence GTGACGTTTCACGATCCATGGTGGCTGCTGGCGTTGACGCTGGTACCGGCCGCGGTGTGGTTCTGCGCGCGACCGGCCGCGCGTGGGCGGGTATGGTTTTCGGACGGGGCGGCGCTCGCGCGGCTGCCGGCGACGCCGGCGACGCGGGTGGCAGCGCTGCTTCCGCTGCTGCACGGTGCGGGTCTCGGGTGTTTGATTGTTGCGCTTGCGCGGCCGCAGCGGGGACTCGAAGACAGCGTCGTGCGCACCGATGCGGTGGACATCGTGCTGGTTGCGGACGTGTCGCCCTCGATGGCGGCCGAGGACTTCTCCACGCGCCAACGGCGAATGAACCGGCTCGACGCCGCCAAGCGGGTGATGGACGAGTTTGTGCGGGCGCGGGCGAACGACCGCCTCGGCCTGGTTGTCTTTGCGGGCTGGCCGTACACCGCCGCACCGCTGACGGTGGACCACGCCTGGTTGCGACAGCGGATTGCGGAACTGCGCGTCGGGATGGTCGGCGACGGTACCGCGATCGGCTCGGCGCTGGCCGCCGCGGTGAACCGGCTTCGGGAAAGCCGCGCGAAGAGTCGCGTTGTGGTGCTGCTGACCGACGGCATGAACAACGCCGGCTCGATATCGCCGGACGACGCCGCGCTGGCGGCCGCGGCGCTTGGGGTGAAGGTGTACACAGTCGGCGCCGGCACGCGCGGCACTGCCCCAGTGCCGGTGCAGACGCCGTTTGGCGTACAGTACGTGCCCCAGGCGGTGGAGATTGACGAGGCGCTGCTGCAGCGCATCGCCGCGGAGACGGGGGGGCAGTATTTTCGGGCCACGGATCTCGCCTCGCTGGAGGAGGTGTATCGGCAAATCGACCGGATGGAGAAGACGCCGATCGAGAGTCGTCGCTATCTTCGATATGAGGAGCGCTTCAGCGGTTGGGCGGTCGCGTCGGCGCTGCTGTTGCTGCTGGAGACGGTGCTAGGGCTTTCGCGGTTTGGGAGGCTGCCGCCGTGA
- a CDS encoding VWA domain-containing protein: MIAWGRPGLLWLLPVCVLLARVAWWMLRRRERALAELIEPALWPAVVPRHDRRRVCRRLALRFSALALIGVALARPQWGEREEVARRRGLQIVVALDVSKSMLATDLKPSRLQQAKWGVRDLVARLRGDRIGLVAFAGNAFVQCPLTSDYGAFLILLDDVSTDTIPRGGTAVGAAIRTALAAFDAEAGGDRVLMLVTDGESHEDDPLETLDELRARGVRVYAVGVGSPEGELIPLPDGGFLKDRAGRVVKAGLREDVLTKLAAGSGGAYVRAAPGDFGLDRLYEEHVSRLQRAEQEARLLRTGEERFSLFLAAAALMLILEVVLRGTPPAVRAGGAAALLLLSTVGAPAAGGGARERMEEGLRHFRANRWHEAAAAFDAAAKAAPAERLDAAAARLNESLARLRAGESAAAETALEHAMRTADRSLLADALYNRGWMRAQRASAAREGGRLPEAQTNAAMALTDFRDVLLLRPSDHDARVNYELARELLAEITRQITNAPSPTQPEPSSSPAGAPQESAQPAESGNEMPPQSTPQPRSEDASQPADAAPQPAEASGESGPQTMPAQRRRGRMTPEEAEMLLDQIKAEEAAIRWKTRSRAPPVPVEKDW, translated from the coding sequence GTGATCGCATGGGGGCGGCCGGGGCTGTTGTGGCTACTGCCCGTCTGCGTACTGCTGGCGCGGGTGGCATGGTGGATGCTGCGCCGCCGCGAGCGGGCGCTCGCCGAGCTGATCGAGCCCGCTCTATGGCCCGCTGTGGTCCCGCGTCATGATCGCCGCCGCGTCTGCCGGCGGCTGGCGCTTCGGTTTTCGGCGCTGGCGCTGATCGGCGTTGCACTGGCGCGGCCGCAGTGGGGGGAGCGCGAAGAGGTTGCTCGGCGGCGGGGGTTGCAGATTGTCGTTGCGTTGGATGTTTCGAAAAGCATGCTGGCGACGGATCTGAAACCGTCCCGCCTGCAACAGGCGAAGTGGGGTGTGCGGGATTTGGTGGCGCGGCTTCGCGGCGACCGAATCGGCCTGGTTGCGTTTGCGGGCAACGCGTTTGTGCAGTGCCCGCTGACTTCTGACTATGGCGCGTTTTTGATCCTGCTCGACGATGTGTCCACCGACACCATCCCTCGCGGCGGCACCGCGGTCGGCGCGGCAATCCGCACCGCGCTGGCTGCGTTCGATGCGGAGGCCGGCGGGGACCGGGTGCTGATGCTGGTCACCGACGGGGAGAGCCACGAGGATGATCCGCTGGAGACGCTCGACGAGCTGCGCGCCCGGGGAGTGCGGGTGTATGCGGTCGGCGTTGGGTCTCCGGAGGGCGAGCTGATCCCGCTGCCGGATGGAGGTTTTCTGAAAGATCGCGCCGGCCGTGTGGTGAAGGCAGGGCTCCGCGAAGACGTGCTCACAAAACTCGCCGCGGGCAGCGGCGGCGCGTATGTGCGTGCGGCGCCGGGCGACTTCGGTCTGGACCGGCTCTACGAGGAGCATGTGAGCCGGCTTCAGCGCGCGGAGCAGGAAGCCCGGCTACTGCGCACCGGTGAGGAGCGGTTTTCGCTCTTCCTCGCCGCGGCAGCCTTGATGCTGATCCTGGAAGTGGTGCTCCGCGGCACACCGCCGGCGGTGCGGGCGGGGGGTGCGGCCGCGTTGCTCCTGCTCTCCACGGTCGGGGCGCCGGCGGCGGGGGGTGGGGCCCGGGAGCGCATGGAGGAAGGTCTCCGTCACTTCCGCGCCAATCGTTGGCACGAGGCCGCCGCCGCGTTCGATGCTGCCGCGAAGGCGGCGCCGGCCGAGCGGCTCGATGCGGCCGCCGCCCGTCTTAACGAGTCGCTCGCCCGGTTGCGTGCGGGCGAGAGCGCCGCGGCGGAGACCGCGCTGGAGCACGCGATGCGGACCGCCGACCGTTCGCTGTTGGCCGATGCACTCTATAACCGTGGCTGGATGCGCGCGCAGCGGGCATCCGCGGCCCGAGAGGGCGGTCGTTTGCCGGAGGCGCAGACGAACGCGGCGATGGCACTCACCGATTTTCGGGACGTGTTGCTGCTGCGCCCCTCTGACCACGACGCACGGGTCAACTACGAGCTCGCGCGCGAATTGCTGGCTGAGATTACACGGCAAATCACGAACGCGCCGTCGCCGACGCAGCCCGAGCCCAGCAGCTCGCCGGCCGGCGCACCGCAAGAGTCCGCTCAGCCGGCCGAATCCGGCAACGAGATGCCTCCCCAGTCCACGCCGCAGCCCCGCTCTGAGGACGCCAGCCAGCCGGCCGACGCCGCACCGCAACCGGCGGAGGCGAGCGGCGAGAGTGGGCCGCAGACGATGCCGGCGCAACGGCGCCGAGGCCGGATGACGCCGGAAGAGGCCGAGATGCTGCTGGATCAGATCAAGGCGGAGGAGGCGGCGATTCGCTGGAAGACACGTTCTCGCGCTCCTCCAGTACCAGTGGAGAAAGACTGGTAA
- a CDS encoding PEP-CTERM sorting domain-containing protein, with product MSRKVVLGLVALAWAARAQIININNATSFSYSQNFNTLASSGSGNSWTDNSTIPGWWWDSNNAARNPDSYGYIADPGTDTTGAGHSYGASGSSERAIGALSSSGTDISIGVQFVNGSGSPISLANILISYVGEQWRRQTAAQTLTFSYQISSSPIANTLSGTWTPQTALNFTGPQVGSAGAIDGNSPANQVSFSSVPLASSGSLGSGQYLMLRWYKTGTSSPGLAVDDFQLAVVPEPGSVAMLALGATLVKALRRRRR from the coding sequence ATGAGCCGGAAGGTCGTATTGGGGCTGGTTGCGCTCGCGTGGGCGGCGCGCGCGCAGATCATCAACATCAACAACGCGACGTCGTTCTCATACTCCCAGAATTTCAACACGCTCGCCAGCAGCGGAAGCGGGAACTCCTGGACGGATAACTCGACCATTCCCGGCTGGTGGTGGGATTCAAACAACGCGGCCCGGAACCCCGATAGCTACGGCTACATCGCCGATCCGGGAACGGACACGACGGGTGCAGGTCACAGCTACGGGGCGTCGGGCAGCAGCGAACGCGCGATCGGCGCACTCTCCTCCTCGGGAACCGACATCAGTATCGGTGTGCAGTTTGTCAACGGGTCGGGCAGCCCGATTTCGCTCGCGAACATTCTGATCAGCTATGTGGGCGAGCAGTGGCGACGGCAAACCGCCGCGCAGACGTTGACCTTCAGCTACCAGATCTCCTCGTCTCCGATCGCGAACACCTTGAGCGGGACGTGGACTCCTCAGACGGCGCTCAACTTCACGGGGCCGCAAGTGGGCTCGGCAGGTGCGATTGACGGTAACAGCCCGGCGAACCAGGTGTCCTTCTCGAGTGTGCCGCTGGCGTCGTCCGGCTCGCTGGGCAGTGGCCAGTATCTGATGCTGCGCTGGTACAAGACGGGGACCTCCTCGCCGGGGCTGGCGGTGGACGACTTCCAGCTGGCGGTGGTGCCGGAGCCCGGGTCTGTCGCGATGCTGGCGCTGGGCGCGACGTTGGTCAAAGCACTACGCCGGCGGCGGCGTTAA
- a CDS encoding BatD family protein, protein MRLERSRRIVVQLTVAMFRGRIKIGLGSCVAAAALMLALREPVVAGEPAVLFDVQPRVLAVGETALATIMLRNLDGADAPSPPSTDAFRVEPAGVEHRLQMSGGAADRWVVHKFALTALKAGEHTIGPLRVAAGGRVWELPAVRLSVAPAAAGAGAGVEARAMARLRLNKSSVYVHEPFTIEIDLLSHGVELDRQVELQNMPTAGLKIGPFAELPLRREIVEGEVFDVRTFRAEARALNSGELPLQPVLSAQAIVRRGRRSSDPLFGPFEDFFVGTPFERVERRPVVLPAAPVTLTVRPLPLEGRPESFSGAVGACTWDVEVRPMEVNAGEPVTITMTIRGDANLDTVRAPTVRLGPEFRVYEPRLVSRPGRDERERVFEQIVIPRDETAREIPALAFAYFDPIEGKYRELVRGPFPLVVRPQTNGAAALRVSVPVGGATGPQVVSEGTEIAYLKSVPVRPRRGLQPSPVGVALNVVAPPLLAAAVLGWVRRRERIASDPALARRARAPRAARAAVRRMREAVGGNAREFYDAMWSALTSYFGDRLNLPPGDVDAERVLAAFGPAIEEPVRRAIAELFAQCASARFGGGEAPASVRREQLDRLLGVLARCERVRR, encoded by the coding sequence TTGCGTCTCGAACGCAGCCGCCGCATCGTGGTCCAACTCACGGTGGCGATGTTCCGGGGGCGGATCAAGATTGGGCTGGGTAGTTGTGTGGCGGCCGCCGCGCTGATGCTCGCGCTCCGCGAGCCGGTGGTCGCGGGCGAGCCGGCCGTGCTCTTCGACGTTCAGCCGCGCGTGCTGGCGGTCGGAGAGACCGCGTTGGCGACGATCATGCTGCGCAATCTGGATGGTGCGGACGCCCCCTCGCCGCCCTCGACGGACGCCTTTCGAGTCGAGCCTGCAGGCGTGGAGCACCGGTTGCAGATGAGCGGCGGGGCGGCGGATCGGTGGGTCGTTCACAAGTTTGCGTTGACCGCGCTAAAAGCCGGCGAGCACACGATCGGGCCGTTGCGAGTGGCGGCGGGGGGGCGCGTCTGGGAGCTTCCGGCGGTGCGGCTGAGTGTGGCGCCGGCGGCCGCTGGCGCCGGTGCGGGAGTGGAGGCTCGCGCGATGGCACGCCTCCGACTGAACAAATCGTCGGTGTATGTGCACGAGCCGTTTACGATTGAGATTGACCTGCTCAGCCACGGCGTCGAACTGGACCGGCAGGTGGAGCTGCAGAACATGCCGACCGCCGGTCTGAAGATCGGGCCGTTTGCGGAACTGCCGTTGCGCCGCGAAATCGTGGAGGGGGAGGTGTTCGATGTGCGGACGTTCCGAGCGGAGGCACGCGCGCTGAACTCTGGAGAGTTGCCTCTGCAACCGGTGCTGAGTGCGCAGGCGATCGTGCGGCGTGGCCGCCGGTCCAGTGATCCGCTGTTCGGCCCGTTTGAGGATTTCTTCGTGGGCACGCCCTTTGAGCGCGTGGAGCGCCGCCCTGTGGTGTTGCCGGCCGCGCCGGTGACGCTGACGGTCCGGCCGCTGCCGCTGGAAGGTCGGCCGGAGTCGTTCAGTGGTGCGGTCGGGGCGTGCACGTGGGATGTGGAGGTGCGTCCGATGGAGGTGAACGCGGGCGAACCGGTGACGATCACGATGACGATCCGGGGTGACGCGAACCTCGACACCGTCCGCGCGCCGACGGTGCGGCTAGGGCCGGAATTCCGGGTGTATGAACCGCGTCTGGTGTCGCGGCCGGGTCGGGACGAGAGGGAGCGCGTATTCGAGCAGATCGTGATTCCGCGCGACGAGACCGCCCGCGAGATTCCCGCGCTGGCGTTCGCCTATTTTGATCCCATCGAAGGGAAGTACCGCGAGTTGGTGCGGGGGCCTTTTCCGCTGGTTGTCCGGCCCCAGACCAACGGTGCCGCCGCGCTGCGGGTGAGTGTGCCGGTTGGGGGAGCGACTGGACCGCAGGTGGTTTCGGAAGGGACGGAGATCGCTTATTTGAAGAGCGTGCCGGTGCGCCCGCGACGGGGGCTTCAGCCCTCGCCGGTGGGCGTCGCGTTGAACGTGGTTGCGCCTCCGCTGCTGGCGGCCGCGGTGCTCGGTTGGGTTCGGCGGCGCGAGCGGATCGCATCGGATCCGGCGCTCGCGCGACGCGCGCGCGCGCCCCGGGCGGCGCGGGCGGCGGTCCGGCGGATGCGCGAAGCCGTGGGAGGAAACGCGAGAGAGTTTTACGACGCGATGTGGAGCGCGCTGACCAGTTACTTTGGCGACCGGTTGAACCTACCACCTGGCGATGTGGACGCGGAGCGGGTGCTCGCCGCATTCGGACCGGCGATCGAGGAACCTGTGCGGCGGGCCATTGCGGAGCTGTTCGCGCAGTGTGCGTCGGCGCGGTTTGGGGGGGGAGAGGCGCCGGCGTCGGTGCGGCGGGAGCAGCTCGACCGGCTGCTCGGGGTGCTCGCGCGTTGCGAGCGGGTGCGGCGGTGA
- a CDS encoding tetratricopeptide repeat protein — MAAHTAMAVLALWFAAVAAGAEPRWPEAAAAYDGGRYAEAAAIWERALREGADDAALWFNVGNARFRLGRLGAAVAAFRRAWRLAPRDPQILGNLRLAMEAGGASPPRRRWYEEMLERLSVDEARWLGQAGWWALWGLLTAARAVGASAAAPWLRRAAVVAACAAALGGAAVWHGRRLDAEHVVVAAGRSAQFAPLDTARAHFTLPLGSVVEVVEVRGEWRRIRLDGRDGWVRADALLPVADAASAEGGALRLRAEETSPEPAGRGAD, encoded by the coding sequence GTGGCCGCACACACGGCGATGGCGGTGCTGGCGCTGTGGTTTGCCGCGGTCGCAGCGGGGGCGGAGCCGAGGTGGCCGGAGGCGGCGGCGGCCTACGATGGGGGGCGGTATGCCGAGGCGGCGGCGATATGGGAGCGGGCGCTGCGGGAGGGAGCGGACGACGCGGCGCTCTGGTTCAACGTCGGCAACGCGCGGTTCCGCCTCGGCCGGTTGGGTGCGGCGGTTGCTGCGTTCCGTCGTGCATGGCGGCTGGCACCGCGCGATCCGCAGATTCTGGGGAACCTCCGGTTGGCGATGGAGGCGGGCGGTGCGTCGCCGCCCCGCCGGCGCTGGTACGAAGAGATGCTGGAGCGCCTGTCCGTGGACGAAGCGCGATGGTTGGGGCAGGCCGGCTGGTGGGCGTTGTGGGGGCTGCTGACGGCGGCGCGGGCGGTGGGCGCGAGCGCGGCGGCGCCATGGCTGCGGCGGGCGGCGGTGGTGGCGGCGTGCGCGGCGGCGCTGGGGGGGGCGGCCGTCTGGCACGGTCGGCGGCTCGACGCGGAGCACGTCGTGGTGGCAGCGGGCCGCAGCGCGCAGTTTGCGCCGCTCGACACTGCGCGTGCCCATTTCACGTTGCCGCTCGGGTCGGTCGTGGAGGTGGTGGAAGTTCGCGGGGAGTGGCGGCGAATCCGGCTCGACGGACGCGATGGATGGGTGCGCGCGGACGCGCTGTTGCCGGTGGCCGACGCCGCCTCGGCGGAGGGTGGGGCGCTGCGGCTGCGTGCGGAGGAGACCTCGCCCGAACCGGCGGGTCGCGGCGCGGATTGA